One Citricoccus sp. K5 DNA window includes the following coding sequences:
- a CDS encoding Nramp family divalent metal transporter — MSRRDHVDTGHPVHNPNIVGFTDAEITEKPVKVKWNSLGPGIVAAATGVGAADLVATLTAGSRYGYALMWAVVLGVIFKIVLVEGVGRYYLSTGKTIFQGWRTLGVWTSWYFGIYIIIWGFVYGATAMSSVALPLATLFPAVDSKIFAIASGLIGMGLVWLNKYNLIEKLMTVLIGIMFITVLWSAFLTAPNIGDILTGLIPRIPEEDGAMFYVLGLAGGVGGTITLAAYGYWLREKGWNRPKWMKVMRYDNAVSYSLTGIFVIATMIMGVELLHSAGLAISAGDEGLLDVGNVLAERYGEAYSYVFLIGFFAASFSSLLGVWHGVSLMFADFWTNFRKPADSLDQDDAPSLKSKPARFYLIWLTILPMSLLFLERPIFLILLYGTLGALFMPFLAVTLLILNNQKRLVPSQFRNNWVHNGLLGITALVFVVLGANELVKAVSPLFGG, encoded by the coding sequence ATGTCAAGACGCGACCACGTGGACACGGGGCATCCTGTCCACAATCCGAACATCGTCGGTTTCACCGACGCCGAGATCACCGAGAAACCCGTCAAGGTCAAGTGGAACTCATTGGGTCCCGGCATCGTCGCGGCGGCCACCGGCGTGGGCGCGGCGGACCTGGTGGCCACGTTGACCGCGGGCTCCCGCTACGGTTACGCCCTGATGTGGGCCGTGGTCCTCGGGGTCATCTTCAAGATCGTGCTCGTGGAGGGCGTAGGCCGGTACTACCTGTCCACTGGCAAGACGATCTTCCAGGGCTGGCGCACCCTCGGGGTCTGGACCAGCTGGTACTTCGGCATCTACATCATCATCTGGGGCTTCGTCTACGGGGCCACCGCCATGAGTTCGGTGGCGCTGCCACTCGCGACGCTCTTCCCCGCGGTGGACTCCAAGATCTTCGCCATCGCCTCCGGCCTGATCGGCATGGGCCTGGTCTGGCTCAACAAGTACAACCTCATCGAGAAGCTGATGACCGTGCTGATCGGCATCATGTTCATCACGGTGCTGTGGTCCGCGTTCCTGACCGCACCGAACATCGGGGACATCCTCACCGGCCTCATCCCGCGCATCCCCGAGGAGGACGGTGCCATGTTCTACGTGCTCGGCCTGGCCGGCGGCGTGGGCGGCACCATCACCCTGGCGGCCTACGGGTACTGGCTCCGCGAGAAGGGCTGGAACCGGCCCAAGTGGATGAAGGTCATGCGGTATGACAACGCGGTCTCCTACAGCCTCACCGGCATCTTCGTCATCGCCACCATGATCATGGGCGTGGAGCTGCTGCATTCGGCCGGACTGGCCATCTCCGCCGGCGACGAGGGGCTGCTGGATGTCGGCAACGTGCTGGCCGAACGCTACGGCGAGGCCTACTCCTACGTCTTCCTCATCGGCTTCTTCGCCGCGTCCTTCTCCTCCCTGCTGGGCGTGTGGCACGGTGTCTCGCTGATGTTCGCCGACTTCTGGACGAACTTCCGCAAGCCCGCGGACAGCCTGGACCAGGATGACGCCCCGTCGCTGAAGTCGAAGCCGGCCCGCTTCTACCTGATCTGGCTGACCATCCTGCCGATGTCCCTGCTGTTCCTGGAGCGGCCGATCTTCCTGATCCTGCTCTACGGCACGCTCGGCGCCCTGTTCATGCCGTTCCTGGCGGTCACCCTGCTGATCCTGAACAACCAGAAGCGCTTGGTCCCCTCCCAGTTCCGCAACAACTGGGTGCACAACGGCCTGCTCGGCATCACCGCCCTGGTGTTCGTGGTGCTGGGTGCCAACGAACTGGTCAAGGCGGTCTCCCCGCTCTTCGGCGGCTGA
- a CDS encoding thiamine-binding protein, with product MIIAFSVSPSGNPRPDGPAAHSQPGDGSVHDAVAAAVKVVRGSGLPHRTSSMFTEIEGEWDEVMGVVKEAVEAVAPYGSRISLVLKADIRPGHTGELDGKLERLEAALKDQ from the coding sequence ATGATCATCGCCTTCTCTGTCTCCCCCTCCGGCAACCCCCGTCCCGATGGCCCGGCCGCCCACAGCCAGCCCGGGGACGGCTCCGTGCATGACGCCGTGGCCGCGGCCGTGAAGGTGGTCCGCGGCTCCGGCCTGCCCCACCGAACCTCCTCGATGTTCACGGAGATCGAGGGCGAATGGGATGAGGTCATGGGCGTGGTCAAGGAGGCCGTCGAGGCCGTGGCCCCCTACGGATCCCGCATCTCCCTGGTCCTCAAGGCGGACATCCGTCCCGGCCACACCGGCGAGCTGGATGGCAAGCTGGAACGGTTGGAAGCAGCACTGAAGGACCAGTGA
- the pta gene encoding phosphate acetyltransferase, whose protein sequence is MSQGIFVTTTTNGAGKSLVTLGIADSLYKRSGSIGYLRPVVPGDSVETDPMVQLMREDYGLDAGLARGGVTAAEARRMVAEGRTDELYERCVALFEKMAGACGIVVVEGSDLTGADPAVELDLNAELARHLSLPVVGVVSAAGLDGTAAADAVDLARRTLDESGVDLLSMIVNRADPARLEEIETAIRPGRHEWPVYVLPELPELSLPSVSEVATALGLTQVAGNLNLDRDVSEVKAVSMEGGNFLQILREGALVLVSGDRSDAVLATVASSLAPEFPVASGMILTNGIEPNEQIRRLYAEAPFPIFTTFADTFSTARAVSAVRSELSSAQPRKTAAALGAWHQRVDGTELLQRIDLPRAARTTPLRFLHGLIERARSERKTIVLPEGEDTRILRAAEILRRRDVCDLVVLGHEATIRDLAAKEGVDLAGLTLVDPSTSEARERYAEEYSRLRAHKGIDLERARDIMTEGAYFGTMMVQLGDVDGMVSGAAHTTANTIRPALEFVKTRPGVSIVSSVFFMLLPDRALVYGDCAVNPDPNAEQLADIAYASSLTAQQFGVQPRVAMLSYSTGGSGTGDAVDKVRTATELVRDEHPQLKVDGPLQYDAAVNASVAASKMPDSEVAGQATVFVFPDLNTGNNTYKAVQQSSGAVAVGPVLQGLNKPVNDLSRGCTVDDIVNTVAITAIQAQSGQSGRPGE, encoded by the coding sequence GTGAGTCAAGGAATCTTCGTCACCACCACCACCAACGGCGCCGGCAAATCACTCGTCACCCTCGGGATCGCCGACTCCCTCTACAAGAGGTCCGGCAGCATCGGCTACCTCCGCCCGGTCGTACCCGGGGACTCCGTGGAGACAGACCCCATGGTCCAGTTGATGCGGGAGGACTACGGGCTCGACGCCGGCCTGGCCCGGGGCGGCGTGACCGCCGCCGAAGCGCGGCGCATGGTGGCCGAGGGCCGCACCGACGAGCTCTACGAGCGCTGCGTGGCCCTGTTCGAGAAGATGGCCGGAGCCTGCGGCATCGTGGTGGTGGAGGGCAGTGACCTGACAGGCGCTGATCCCGCCGTCGAGCTTGATCTCAACGCCGAGCTGGCCCGCCACCTGAGTCTTCCCGTGGTGGGCGTGGTGTCCGCCGCCGGGTTGGACGGCACCGCTGCGGCCGACGCGGTGGACTTGGCCCGGCGCACCCTGGACGAGTCCGGCGTGGACCTGTTGTCCATGATCGTCAACCGGGCCGATCCGGCCCGCCTCGAGGAGATCGAGACCGCCATCCGGCCCGGCCGCCATGAGTGGCCCGTGTACGTGCTGCCGGAGTTGCCGGAACTGTCCCTGCCGTCCGTCTCCGAGGTCGCCACCGCGCTCGGGCTGACCCAGGTGGCCGGGAACCTGAACCTGGACCGCGACGTCTCCGAGGTCAAGGCCGTCTCCATGGAAGGCGGCAACTTCCTGCAGATCCTCCGTGAGGGCGCCCTGGTGCTGGTCTCCGGCGACCGCTCGGACGCCGTCCTGGCCACCGTGGCCTCGTCACTGGCCCCGGAGTTCCCCGTGGCCTCCGGGATGATCCTGACCAACGGGATCGAGCCCAACGAGCAGATCCGGCGCCTGTACGCCGAGGCCCCGTTCCCCATCTTCACCACGTTCGCGGACACCTTCAGCACGGCGCGGGCCGTGTCCGCCGTGCGCAGTGAGCTCTCCAGCGCCCAGCCCCGCAAGACGGCCGCTGCCCTGGGAGCCTGGCACCAGCGCGTGGACGGCACGGAGCTGCTGCAGCGCATCGACCTGCCGCGCGCCGCGCGCACCACGCCCCTGCGTTTCCTGCACGGGCTGATCGAACGGGCCCGGTCCGAGCGGAAGACGATCGTGCTCCCGGAAGGTGAGGACACCCGCATCCTCCGCGCGGCCGAGATCCTGCGCCGGCGAGACGTCTGTGACCTGGTGGTGCTCGGCCACGAGGCCACCATCCGGGACCTCGCCGCCAAGGAGGGGGTGGACCTGGCCGGGCTGACCCTGGTGGACCCCTCCACCTCCGAGGCCCGCGAGCGCTACGCCGAGGAGTACTCCCGGCTCCGCGCCCACAAGGGGATCGACCTGGAACGCGCCCGGGACATCATGACCGAGGGCGCCTACTTCGGCACGATGATGGTCCAGCTGGGAGACGTGGACGGCATGGTCTCCGGCGCCGCACACACCACCGCGAACACGATCCGCCCGGCACTGGAGTTCGTCAAGACACGGCCCGGCGTCTCGATCGTCTCCTCCGTGTTCTTCATGCTGCTGCCGGACCGCGCCCTCGTCTACGGGGATTGCGCCGTGAATCCGGATCCGAACGCCGAGCAGCTGGCGGACATCGCCTACGCCTCCTCGCTGACGGCGCAGCAGTTCGGGGTGCAGCCGCGCGTGGCCATGCTGTCCTACTCCACCGGGGGTTCGGGGACCGGGGACGCCGTGGACAAGGTCCGCACGGCCACCGAACTCGTGCGGGACGAGCACCCGCAGCTCAAGGTGGACGGCCCCCTGCAGTACGACGCGGCCGTCAACGCCTCGGTGGCCGCCTCGAAGATGCCGGATTCGGAGGTGGCCGGCCAGGCCACCGTGTTCGTCTTCCCGGACCTGAACACCGGCAACAACACGTACAAGGCAGTCCAGCAGTCCTCCGGGGCCGTCGCCGTCGGGCCGGTCCTGCAAGGGCTGAACAAGCCGGTCAACGACCTCTCGCGGGGCTGCACCGTGGACGACATCGTCAACACGGTGGCCATCACCGCCATCCAAGCCCAGTCCGGCCAGTCCGGCCGACCGGGAGAGTGA
- a CDS encoding universal stress protein translates to MTGSHEQDNTPTTQDAATTHGIVVGVDGSEQSVSAAKWAAREAELRGLPLTLVTAYTMPVFAASALEAGYGVPDDTMIRDGAMQVLQGVVNQLGRLEVPLVHRVEMGDAAGVLVDYSANANLLVAGSRGRGGFFGRLLGSVASALPAHAKCPVVIVPKGEHASRAAAGVPVIVGVDGSEQGRIAALAAALEAEVRQSPLRVVIAMPPISGAVAWLPATVDEQSLVGEMRERLEAGIEWLQSEFPALEITSDIVDGVPVDVMVNESKTARLTVVGTRGHGGFAGALLGSTSQGVISHAHGPVMVVPYLKDSRLAHRASFGPTFS, encoded by the coding sequence ATGACCGGTTCGCACGAACAGGACAACACCCCGACCACCCAGGATGCCGCCACCACCCACGGCATCGTGGTGGGTGTGGACGGTTCGGAGCAGTCCGTCTCGGCCGCCAAGTGGGCCGCCCGGGAGGCCGAACTGCGCGGGTTGCCGCTGACCCTCGTCACCGCCTACACGATGCCCGTGTTCGCGGCCTCGGCACTCGAGGCCGGCTACGGCGTCCCGGACGACACGATGATCCGTGACGGCGCCATGCAGGTGCTGCAGGGGGTGGTCAACCAGCTCGGCCGCCTCGAGGTGCCGCTCGTGCACCGCGTGGAGATGGGGGACGCCGCCGGTGTCCTCGTCGACTACTCCGCCAACGCCAACCTGCTGGTGGCCGGTTCCCGCGGACGCGGTGGCTTCTTCGGCCGGTTGCTCGGCTCCGTGGCCTCCGCCCTTCCCGCTCACGCCAAGTGCCCCGTGGTGATCGTCCCCAAGGGCGAGCATGCCTCCCGCGCCGCCGCCGGGGTGCCCGTCATCGTGGGCGTGGACGGCTCTGAGCAGGGCCGGATCGCGGCCCTCGCCGCCGCCCTCGAGGCCGAGGTCCGTCAGTCACCGCTGCGCGTGGTGATCGCCATGCCGCCGATCTCCGGGGCCGTCGCCTGGCTGCCCGCCACCGTGGACGAGCAGTCCCTGGTCGGTGAGATGCGGGAACGGCTCGAGGCTGGCATCGAGTGGCTGCAATCCGAGTTCCCCGCCCTCGAGATCACCTCGGACATCGTGGACGGTGTCCCTGTGGATGTCATGGTCAACGAGTCCAAGACGGCCCGGCTGACCGTGGTCGGCACCCGCGGCCACGGCGGCTTCGCCGGCGCCCTGCTGGGCTCGACCTCCCAGGGCGTCATCTCTCACGCGCACGGGCCCGTCATGGTGGTCCCGTATCTCAAGGACAGCCGCCTGGCCCATCGCGCGAGCTTCGGCCCCACCTTCTCCTGA
- a CDS encoding glycoside hydrolase family 13 protein encodes MTTGPLSTPPSEARNHPENPWWVDAVIYQVYPRSFADADGDGMGDLAGVTAQLPYLEELGVDALWLSPFYVSPQRDGGYDVADYRDVDPLFGSLEDAERLLDAAHESGLRVIVDLVPNHTSSAHPWFIEALSADPSTEAGRAVRDRYLFRPGTGADGAEPPNNWQSTFGGPAWTRTTNPDGSPGDWYLHLFDSSQPDLNWDNTEVRDEFEDILRFWLDRGVDGFRVDVAHGLVKAEGLPDHHARPGMVTDAEPLAATGDADSGQDVAGHREANPQDHAHPVPYHDQEGVHEIYRSWNAVLTEYDHDPVLVAEAWVSPLERLFRYVRPGEMHQAFNFTFLLAGWDAVRMSDAITVSVQEAEKVGAPNTWVLSNHDTVRHASRFGLSDPTRYPNGLGAEDEQPDEALGWKRGRAAAMIELGLPGSAYIYQGDELGLPEHTTLDDSLRQDPTYVRTEGAEKGRDGCRVPLPWRADAPGFGFAVGHHADAGPSPFTPATPGHDAGAAPLAAAAPWLPQPESYGTYAADRQVDVAGSTFELYRQLLGVRGELDLGTGTFAWSRFHSPELGVLAFTVATGGGQHGYDLDSGDLIPEKVALVMANMGQTAVEVPEEYAAAIFSHDEALQDGQLMPDSAAWFLKR; translated from the coding sequence ATGACCACGGGACCGCTGAGCACCCCACCGTCCGAAGCCCGCAATCATCCGGAGAACCCATGGTGGGTTGATGCCGTGATCTACCAGGTCTACCCCCGCTCCTTCGCGGACGCGGACGGGGACGGCATGGGCGATCTCGCCGGCGTCACGGCGCAGCTGCCGTATCTCGAAGAGCTCGGGGTGGACGCGCTCTGGCTCTCACCGTTCTACGTCTCCCCGCAGCGGGACGGCGGCTATGACGTGGCTGACTACCGGGACGTGGACCCCCTCTTCGGCAGCCTGGAGGACGCCGAACGGCTGTTGGACGCCGCCCACGAGTCAGGGCTCCGGGTGATCGTGGACCTGGTTCCCAACCACACCTCCTCCGCCCATCCCTGGTTCATCGAGGCACTGTCCGCGGACCCGAGTACCGAGGCCGGCCGCGCGGTCCGCGATCGCTACCTGTTCCGGCCCGGGACCGGTGCGGATGGCGCGGAGCCTCCGAACAATTGGCAGTCCACGTTCGGCGGGCCGGCCTGGACCCGCACCACGAATCCGGACGGCTCGCCAGGAGACTGGTACCTACACCTGTTCGACTCCTCCCAACCGGACCTGAATTGGGACAACACCGAGGTCCGGGATGAGTTCGAGGACATCCTGCGCTTCTGGCTGGACCGCGGCGTGGACGGCTTCCGCGTGGACGTGGCCCACGGGCTCGTCAAGGCCGAGGGTCTACCGGACCACCATGCCCGTCCTGGCATGGTCACGGACGCCGAGCCCCTCGCCGCCACGGGAGATGCCGACTCCGGCCAGGACGTCGCCGGCCACCGGGAGGCCAACCCGCAGGACCACGCCCACCCCGTCCCGTATCACGACCAGGAGGGGGTCCACGAGATCTACCGTTCGTGGAACGCCGTCCTGACCGAGTATGACCACGACCCGGTACTGGTCGCCGAGGCCTGGGTGTCCCCGCTGGAGCGGTTGTTCCGCTACGTCCGCCCGGGCGAGATGCACCAGGCCTTCAACTTCACCTTCCTCCTGGCAGGGTGGGACGCGGTGCGCATGTCCGATGCGATCACGGTCTCCGTCCAGGAAGCCGAGAAGGTCGGGGCGCCGAACACCTGGGTGCTGTCCAATCACGACACGGTCCGGCACGCCTCCCGCTTCGGACTCTCCGACCCCACGCGCTATCCCAACGGCCTTGGCGCGGAGGACGAACAACCGGACGAGGCACTGGGCTGGAAGCGCGGCCGCGCTGCGGCGATGATCGAGCTGGGACTGCCCGGATCGGCCTACATCTACCAGGGAGACGAACTCGGCCTGCCCGAGCACACGACCCTGGACGACTCCCTCCGCCAGGACCCCACGTACGTGCGCACCGAGGGTGCGGAGAAGGGCCGGGACGGCTGCCGCGTCCCCCTGCCCTGGCGCGCCGACGCCCCCGGATTCGGCTTCGCCGTCGGGCATCACGCCGATGCCGGTCCGTCTCCGTTCACCCCAGCAACCCCCGGGCACGACGCCGGCGCGGCACCTCTCGCTGCCGCGGCACCTTGGCTGCCCCAGCCGGAGTCGTACGGGACGTACGCGGCGGACCGGCAGGTCGACGTCGCCGGTTCGACCTTCGAGCTGTACCGGCAGCTACTCGGCGTCCGCGGGGAGCTGGACCTGGGCACCGGAACCTTCGCGTGGTCTCGTTTCCACAGCCCCGAGCTCGGCGTGCTGGCGTTCACCGTGGCCACGGGCGGCGGTCAGCATGGGTATGACCTCGATTCCGGTGACCTCATCCCGGAGAAGGTCGCGCTGGTCATGGCCAACATGGGCCAGACGGCGGTGGAGGTCCCCGAGGAGTATGCCGCGGCGATCTTCAGCCACGACGAGGCGTTGCAGGACGGGCAGCTGATGCCCGATTCCGCCGCCTGGTTCCTCAAGCGCTGA
- a CDS encoding GNAT family N-acetyltransferase: MTPRGHGAAGTRYYVRDAAPADLEAVLSMKARSWREAYGHLRDESFFAAAEATLDRQAEHWRRLMARGQVLWMAEDSRGRCVGLAAAGPVQEPQEPEEPEVPQDADLPQTQLYALYVLAEAQGSGVADALLERAIGDGPCLLWVVEDNARARSFYRRHGFAAVGDPVPMDGPWAGLTERLMVRRGT, from the coding sequence GTGACCCCCCGAGGACACGGTGCCGCCGGCACCCGCTACTACGTTCGCGACGCCGCCCCCGCGGACCTTGAGGCCGTGCTCTCCATGAAGGCCCGGTCCTGGCGGGAGGCTTATGGGCACCTGCGGGACGAGTCGTTCTTCGCTGCGGCGGAGGCCACCCTGGACCGCCAGGCCGAGCACTGGCGCCGGCTGATGGCGCGAGGGCAGGTCCTCTGGATGGCAGAGGACTCCCGGGGGCGCTGCGTGGGCCTGGCTGCGGCCGGACCCGTCCAAGAACCGCAGGAACCTGAGGAACCCGAGGTACCGCAGGATGCCGACCTGCCGCAGACCCAGCTCTACGCGCTGTACGTCCTGGCCGAGGCCCAGGGCAGCGGCGTGGCCGACGCCCTGCTGGAGCGGGCGATCGGCGATGGCCCCTGCCTGCTGTGGGTGGTCGAGGACAACGCCCGCGCCCGGTCCTTCTACCGGCGGCACGGATTCGCCGCGGTGGGGGACCCGGTCCCGATGGACGGCCCCTGGGCCGGGCTGACGGAACGGCTCATGGTGCGCCGTGGCACGTGA
- a CDS encoding C40 family peptidase, with the protein MNTRRTVGVTAVVAAVAATALAAASLPAVFDASSDTVQANLQRADQSTDATEPDIDRPKIPALDDVVAAKEQSSSKSAMADRLQVSIRQSAERERQAEARAQQANEGVRTANEALAERNETANAARHRADATTEAAGTARDESGTVAADLYRGGQASAGEVLLGDEDVLARQATAEKVAADKARVAEESARQAAEAEELARQAEAAQAAQAEATAAAEEQQRRLEAAAQAAAQAEQQNEADREQLISLLAELEDLTVAEATSQVEAMEQSERDNALQDAIAASEQLAEEPAADAPAPTAAPAAGTDPASTAPATTVPVIPAAPASTPTATATPSATATASPSPTKSATASPTPTKTPTATPTPTRTATPTPAPSTPAAPKPTKTPAPTKTAAPKPTPAPTSGSWTSTATTWAVNKANEAGTFYTWGGNGPKGYDCSGFTRDAFDAAGKYLPRTSTDQYRAAKQYVPLSQLQPGDLVFWSSNGGSSMYHVAVYIGDGKIAHARNPTMGISVTALNYGGMYNIHPYAGRY; encoded by the coding sequence GTGAACACCCGCCGCACCGTGGGAGTGACCGCTGTCGTGGCCGCCGTCGCCGCCACCGCCCTGGCCGCCGCATCTCTGCCAGCCGTCTTCGACGCGTCCTCGGACACCGTCCAGGCGAACCTGCAGCGCGCCGACCAGTCGACTGACGCCACCGAACCGGACATTGACCGCCCGAAGATCCCCGCCCTTGATGACGTGGTGGCCGCCAAGGAGCAGTCCTCCTCCAAGTCCGCGATGGCCGATCGTCTGCAGGTCTCCATCCGCCAGTCCGCGGAGCGGGAGCGCCAGGCCGAGGCCCGTGCCCAGCAGGCCAACGAGGGCGTCCGCACCGCCAACGAGGCCCTGGCAGAGCGTAACGAGACCGCCAACGCGGCCCGCCACCGCGCCGATGCGACCACCGAGGCGGCTGGCACCGCCCGCGATGAGTCCGGCACCGTGGCCGCGGATCTGTATCGCGGCGGACAGGCCAGCGCCGGTGAGGTCCTCCTCGGCGACGAAGACGTCTTGGCCCGCCAGGCCACCGCGGAGAAGGTCGCCGCGGACAAGGCCCGCGTGGCCGAGGAATCCGCGCGCCAGGCCGCAGAGGCCGAGGAGCTGGCCCGCCAGGCCGAGGCAGCGCAGGCCGCCCAGGCGGAGGCCACAGCCGCCGCCGAGGAGCAGCAGCGTCGCCTCGAAGCAGCGGCCCAGGCTGCCGCGCAGGCCGAGCAGCAGAACGAGGCCGACCGCGAGCAGCTGATCTCCCTCCTGGCCGAGCTCGAGGACCTCACCGTGGCCGAGGCCACCAGTCAGGTCGAGGCCATGGAACAGTCCGAGCGGGACAACGCCCTCCAGGACGCCATCGCCGCCTCGGAGCAACTGGCCGAGGAGCCGGCGGCGGACGCTCCGGCACCGACCGCCGCACCCGCTGCCGGCACCGATCCGGCCAGCACCGCACCGGCCACCACGGTTCCCGTGATCCCCGCGGCCCCCGCGAGCACCCCCACGGCAACGGCCACGCCGTCCGCCACCGCCACTGCCTCGCCGTCCCCGACGAAGTCGGCAACGGCCTCCCCCACTCCCACGAAGACGCCGACTGCGACGCCGACCCCCACCCGGACGGCCACCCCGACTCCGGCTCCGAGCACGCCGGCCGCCCCGAAGCCCACGAAGACGCCGGCGCCCACCAAGACGGCCGCCCCGAAGCCCACCCCGGCCCCGACGTCGGGCTCATGGACCTCGACCGCCACCACCTGGGCCGTCAACAAGGCCAATGAGGCGGGCACCTTCTACACCTGGGGCGGCAACGGCCCGAAGGGCTATGACTGCTCGGGCTTCACCCGGGACGCCTTCGATGCCGCCGGCAAGTATCTGCCGCGCACGTCGACCGACCAGTACCGGGCCGCCAAGCAGTACGTCCCGCTGTCCCAGCTGCAGCCCGGTGACCTGGTGTTCTGGTCCTCCAACGGCGGCTCCAGCATGTACCACGTGGCCGTCTACATCGGTGACGGCAAGATCGCGCACGCCCGCAACCCCACCATGGGCATCTCCGTGACCGCGCTGAACTACGGCGGCATGTACAACATCCACCCGTACGCCGGGCGCTACTGA
- a CDS encoding spermidine synthase — translation MARDRGSTSGKSGKSVAKAGKAGAKGAQGGRKDHRGERSRRGAAEPALEPGVFPIDAGTAEITPDPFTDGAWLLKLNGAESSQINPETPLELGFEYMRWMAAVVMHRWEPDAGLRILHLGGAGCTLARWAAVWFPNARQTAVELDAGLAALARERFALPRAPQLRIRVAEAGEVLAGAHEGSRDVIIRDVFAGATPKEQFTPGHLIGVEAAQAAARVVGDGIYLVNHGGGPDLTAARQEAATLREAFSTVAALADPQMLKGRRRGNIVFAASNGPLTGGGARRDALVRHLLSDPLPTRLVEPLDNFTAGARYCEEPLQGS, via the coding sequence GTGGCACGTGACCGTGGCTCCACGTCCGGCAAGAGCGGCAAGAGCGTGGCGAAGGCCGGCAAGGCCGGGGCGAAGGGCGCGCAGGGAGGCCGGAAGGATCACCGCGGGGAACGGAGCCGTCGCGGCGCCGCCGAGCCGGCCCTCGAGCCGGGAGTCTTCCCGATCGACGCCGGCACCGCCGAGATCACGCCGGACCCGTTCACGGATGGCGCCTGGCTGCTCAAGCTCAACGGGGCGGAGTCGTCCCAGATCAATCCGGAGACCCCGCTGGAACTGGGCTTCGAGTACATGCGGTGGATGGCCGCCGTCGTGATGCACCGCTGGGAGCCGGATGCCGGGCTGCGGATCCTGCATCTCGGTGGAGCCGGGTGCACCCTGGCCCGCTGGGCGGCCGTGTGGTTCCCGAATGCCCGGCAGACCGCCGTCGAGCTCGACGCCGGCCTGGCCGCCCTGGCACGGGAGCGGTTCGCCCTGCCCCGCGCCCCGCAGCTGCGCATCCGGGTGGCGGAGGCGGGCGAGGTGCTCGCCGGAGCGCATGAGGGCAGCCGGGACGTGATCATCCGAGACGTGTTCGCCGGGGCCACGCCGAAGGAGCAGTTCACGCCCGGACACCTGATCGGGGTGGAGGCCGCCCAGGCCGCGGCCCGCGTGGTGGGAGACGGGATCTACCTCGTCAACCACGGCGGCGGCCCGGACCTGACGGCAGCCCGGCAGGAGGCGGCGACCCTCCGGGAGGCGTTCTCCACGGTCGCCGCGCTGGCCGATCCGCAGATGCTCAAGGGCCGGCGCCGGGGCAACATCGTCTTCGCGGCGAGCAACGGACCGTTGACCGGAGGGGGCGCCCGCCGGGACGCCCTCGTACGCCACCTGCTCTCCGACCCCCTGCCCACACGCCTGGTGGAACCCCTCGATAACTTCACGGCCGGGGCCAGGTACTGCGAGGAACCGCTGCAAGGGTCCTAA
- a CDS encoding metallopeptidase family protein gives MSEDDFDQAVSDALDAIPPALAQRLSNVAVFVEEEYEPEPWEDPEMELLGLYDGIPLTERAEMPFQLPDRIVVFRGPLLRMCNDREELVEEITVTVVHEVAHFFGIDDDTLHALGWG, from the coding sequence ATGTCCGAGGACGACTTTGACCAGGCGGTGTCCGATGCCCTGGATGCCATCCCCCCTGCCCTGGCTCAGCGACTGTCCAACGTGGCCGTCTTCGTGGAGGAGGAGTACGAACCGGAACCATGGGAGGACCCGGAGATGGAACTGCTGGGCCTCTACGACGGCATCCCGCTGACCGAACGGGCTGAGATGCCGTTCCAGCTCCCGGACCGGATCGTCGTCTTCCGTGGTCCCTTGTTGCGGATGTGCAACGACCGCGAGGAACTTGTCGAGGAGATCACCGTGACCGTGGTCCACGAGGTCGCGCACTTCTTCGGGATCGACGACGACACCCTGCATGCCCTGGGATGGGGCTGA